CAATGCCGGGAAGGCCTACGCTTTGGGCGATTTTCAGGCGACCGACGTCATCTTCTGGGAGACGCACGAAGAGAGCACCTACTGGAACGACGGCTCGAACTTCCCCCACGAATTCGCCACCGGGCGCCATCCGCTCAGCGGCGACGTCGGCGCGGGCAACGTCGTCCGCATCGATACGTCGACCAAGTGGCTCAGCACGGATGAATATCACGAACTGGCGTTTCCTTCGTTCCCCGCATCACGCAATGAACTTTGGAACCGCCCCTATTCGAGCAAAGGCTGGTGAGTCCGCCATGCGCCAACGCGCCTTTACGCTGATCGAACTGCTCGTCGTCGTCGCCATCATCGCGATGCTCATCGCCATCCTGCTGCCGTCGCTCAGTAAAGCGCGACAGACGGCCAAGGCCATCGCCTGCGCCGCCAACATCCGCCAGTTCGAAACCGCGCACATCGGCTACGGGCTCGACAATCGCAACGCGCCGTTCCCCTACGTCGGGGGGAAACTGTTCATGTGGTACCTGGAAAAATATCACTCCAATATTGATGCGATCCGCCTCTGCCCCGAGGCGATCAAGCCCAATCCCTACGCCGGCAACGGCACGGCCCACCTGGCGTGGACCTACAGCGGGTACACCGGCTCGTACGCCCTCAACGGGTTCATGTACAACTCGCAGGGCGGCGACGCATCCAACGGCGGCGGTCACAACTACGCCGCTGCTTCGCCGTATCCCAATGCCTGGTGGGACACGCTCGCGCCCAAGTACACGTCGATGGTCCCGGCGTTCTGCGATTCGATGTGGGTCGATCTGTGGCCGCATCAGAACGACACTGTTCCGACGGATCTGGAGAATCCGGTGCCGCTGCCCTTGCAGCAGAATCCGTGGCACCTTGGCCGGGTGTGCATCGACCGACATGACCGGCGGGTCAACATCGCGTACACGGACGGACACGTGCAGGCGACGCAACTGGTGGATTTATGGGATTTGCCCTGGTCGCGGACGTTCGTGCGTCAGGGCCCTGTGGTGCTGCCTAACTGACGCAAGCGGCGGCAATTGCGGCGGGCGGCGAAAGATTTTTATTGCCAGCGGGCAATTTTTTTTCCAAAATGACTCACGAGGCCGGGTTTCCGTAGTGAGGAACCCAGTTCGTGAGTGAGACACGCCAAAATTCATCGCATTCGCTCGACCCCGAGTCGTTCGTCCGTCTGTTGATGGCCAACGAACGCCGGGTGTACGGGTTCATTCTGACGCTCGTGACCAACACGGCCGACGCGGACGACCTGATGCAGGAAACGAGCGCGGTGCTGTGGCGCAAGTACGGTGCGTTCGAGCAGGGGACGGACTTTGCGGCATGGGCGATGCGGATCGCGCGATACGAAGTGCTCAAGTTCCGCGAGCGCCGGGGCGGGGCGGCGGGGCTCAGTGAAAAGGTGATGGATTCACTGGCGGAAGTGGCTCAGCAGGTGGCGGGCGAAGCGGACGCGCGTCACGAGGCGCTGCAGGGCTGCATTCAGAAGCTCGGCTCGCGTGACCAGCAGGTCATCGCGATGCGTTACGACGAAGGCGCGACGGTCAAGCACATGGCGGCGCGGATCGGGCTGAGCGTCTTTGCCGTGTACAAATCTTTGACGCGCATTCATCAGCAGCTTCACGACTGCATCGAGCGCACGATCGCGCGGGAGCACCGCTCATGAGCGAAGCGCGGTGGCAATGCGATGCGGAACTGCTGAGTCTCGTCGGCTCGGCGCGCGAGCAGACGCTCGATGCGGCGGGCTGGTCGCGGTTAAGCGAGCGGCTCGAAGGCGACGTCGAAGCGCAGCACTATTTCGCCCAGCACATGTTCCTCGTCGCCGACCTGACCCGCCGCCGCGCGACGCCGCTCCGAATGGCGGCGCCGGTGGTTTCGACGCCGGCGCGGTCGGCGTTCAAATGGCGTACGGGGCTGGCGCTGGCGGCGATGGTATTGATCGTGCTGGGGGTGACCTTCGCACTGTGGCCGCGCGAGGCGCGGACGCCGCACGAATCAAATCAGCCGCGCAGCGCGGTGGCGCTTTTGTCGGACTTGTCGAGCGATGTGACGTTCGGTGAATCGACGACGCCGACGGCGCTGGGGTCGGATTTGCCGCCGGGCATGTTGCGATTGGCCAGCGGTGCGGCGCAGGTGGCGTTCCACGGCGGGGCGGTGGTGGATTTGGCGGGGCCGTGCGCGTTTGAGATGACCGGTTCGGGTCGGGCGCGGCTGGTGAGCGGGACGGTCAGCGCGTATGTGCCCGAGCGGGCGCGGGGGTTCACGCTCGACACGGTGTCGCTGAGCGTCATCGACCTGGGCACGGCGTTTACGGTTCGCGCGGAGGATAAGGGGCCGACTGATGTGGCGGTCACGGAAGGGCAGGTCTGGCTGGATGTGCGCGATGCGGACCCGGCGTCGGGCCTTTCGCGGATCGTGCGGGCGCCGCAGGTGATGCGTCTGACGGCGGATCGTGGGCGGATGATCGTCGCCAAGGCGCGGCCGGTGTTGGTGACGGGGCGCGGGGTCAGCCCCGGCGCGGACGATCCGCAGTGGCA
This genomic window from Planctomycetota bacterium contains:
- a CDS encoding sigma-70 family RNA polymerase sigma factor; this encodes MSETRQNSSHSLDPESFVRLLMANERRVYGFILTLVTNTADADDLMQETSAVLWRKYGAFEQGTDFAAWAMRIARYEVLKFRERRGGAAGLSEKVMDSLAEVAQQVAGEADARHEALQGCIQKLGSRDQQVIAMRYDEGATVKHMAARIGLSVFAVYKSLTRIHQQLHDCIERTIAREHRS